The Gossypium hirsutum isolate 1008001.06 chromosome D06, Gossypium_hirsutum_v2.1, whole genome shotgun sequence genome contains the following window.
TTATTATAACTTTCATTTTTATGtgctataaattatataatatataaaaattagtataatgtattatatacataaaaaacgGGTCAAGTTCAGCTCATGCTTTGAATGTTCAAACCTGAACTCGACCAATATTTTAAATAGCCCTACTTTTTTGCCCAGACACTCTAAAATTTCAGACGGGCCTTCAAGTTTAGGCTGGTAACTTAACCCATGAACATGTCTAATACACATTAAtaccaataaaataaaagtatgtcCACCCACATGATACTATCTAAACCTATTTGATGGTTAGGTTACTGCCTAAGACTGAAGTCCAACCCGATATTTGAGAGAATCTAGACAAAAATATTAGGTTCaaaaaatagttttgaacaaTAAAATTAAGCCCGTTTATAATAGGAGTTGGGCTCAACCTTGCCCCTGCTCGActcatttttaatattatgtatatcatataaaaattaaatctaaaataatcTATAATACCATGATGTGAATATGAGTATATCTAAAACGGGTTTGGTCTAAACGATTTACAAAATAGAGGAatttgtacaaaattttaaattcaaatttcaaattaaattgtATCTGAAcaagtataaattatattaataccaTACAATGAATAAACCTGAAGTAGCATTGGCATAAAGAAGTGAGATAAGAAAGCTACTGAGCCCATGACATGGGGACACAGCCCATTCTTCCCGTACTACCAGAGAGGAGTCTTCAAAGAATCATCATCAATGGCGTTTAAGGCCCATTCCAATTTTTATTGTCACCTTCGTGGGGGACACCTTACTctcaaaaacccaaaattttaacccttttttctctttattaGCGACACATTATCTTTTGCCTCGAACGCCTAAAAGTCTAAATTACCATATTCCCAGTTATCCCTTACTAACGTATACTTTGTGTCTCTTCATATAAGGAACAAAGGGAAATAGAGGACAGCACAATATATTCCATTTCAGCAGAGCATGATGAGATCTATCTCCACCTCTaaggttttatttttcttttccattatatttaaaattttttaattatatgagtGTAGATATGATTACATGTTTGATAGGTGtttaattttggatttaatttgcttaagaaaattttgagtgcTGGGATAGATAGCTTTATTGTTTAAACAATGCTTTTTTTGGGGTATTTTGTAGGAATGCGAATTTAGCTTCTTTGTTGCTTGTTGATGGTTCAGCTAATATAGTTTTTGGtttatagattaaatgatatggtTAGTGGTGAAATTGTTTATTGAATCTTTATGTCGTTgctttttggggttttttttttgttgttttttttttaaaaaaattgatggaaattgagaTGAAGTTTGTGTGTGGTGGAGGCTAAGGACTGTTCACTCTTAGGGCGGAGAGCCGTACTCTTTGGGTGGTAGGAGGTGAAAAAGAAAGAGGAGCTTAAGGAAGAAAACGGTAGTGAGAGATGAGGTTGACCTCTTTTGCCACATGTAGTCGCTTGATAGGTTCGTTGGCCGCTTCTATGATCTCTGGTTAGGTGAATAACTTGAGATCGCCTAAATTTTCAAGTACGTGGTGATAATTGATGGTTGTCTTATCGAAGTGACCTTGTTGTCAGGGGTGGTTGGCTTGCACTTCCTTTGATCCTGACAAACAATCCTTATGGTGGATGAGATAAGATTGACGAAACCTGATGGGCGGAGTTAGGTGGTGAAGTGATCATGGTACTTTGGCGCAGATTGCCAAGTAGCGTATGTATTTGGAACAGTCCTTATGGTGGAAGAGATAAGACGGACGAAACCAGATCGGCGGAGTTAGATGATGGTTGTCTTTGATAGGCTCGTTGCTCCTTCTCATGATCTCTTGTTAGGTGAGTAATGTGACATCACCAAGATTTCAAAATACGATAAGTGATAGTTGTCTTACTGGAGTGACCTTATTATTGGGGGTGGTTAGCTTGCACATTCCCTTGATCCTGGCAGAACAATCCTTATGGTGGAAGAGATAAGACTGACGAAACCAGATGGGTGAAGTTAGGTGATCACGGTACTTTGGCGCAGATTGCCAAGTGGAGTACATATATGGAACAGTCCTTATGGTGGAAGAGATAAGACTGACAAAACCAGATGGGCGGAGTTAGGGGATGATTGTCTTGATAGCCTCGCTGGTCCTTCCCATCATCCCTTGTTAGGTGAGTATTGTTAGGTGAGTAATGTGATATCATCAAGATTTCAAAGTATATGGGTGATAAATGATGGTTGGCTTGTTGGAGTGGTTGGCTTGTGCGTTCCTTAGGTGGTCATGGTACTCTGACGAGGATTGCCAAGCGGCggagtacatatatatatataacaaagttCAATGTTTTTGTTCTCCTTTGGCTAGCCTTCTCCTTAAAGTCTTGCTTTTGGGGCTTATAATCTGTTTCCATTGTTCTCATCTTCCTGCTCTTATAAATGCTTAAACATCAGACCTTATTTTTTTCAGGACATGGTTTTGAAGGTTTCATGAGCTCTGCAACCTTCTTAGGCTGGAGAACGATCGCGTTCATTCACAATTGCATACATTTATAGCTGAAAATGGCTGATGGAATATCAAGCTTTTGGGGTCCAGTCACATCTACAAGCGAGTGTTGTGAGAAGAATTATGCCTACTCTTCTTATGTTGCAGAGTTCTACAATACTATATCGAATATCCTCGCCATTCTTTTAGCCTTCATCGGTCTCGTAAATGCCATAAGACAGAGGTTCGAGAAAAGATTCACTGTTCTTCATGTATCTAATATGATACTTGCCATTGGAAGCATGTTATACCATGCCACCTTGCAACGCTTGTGAGTATCGATCTTTATACATGATGTAGTTCGGAATTAGTTAGTTGGCCATTCAAATGCATGCTTTTCGTCCATGGATGGTAATTGTTTCATTGGTTTGCATCTGAATATATTAACAGGCAACAACAAGGTGATGAAACTCCTATGGTATGGGAGATGCTTCTTTATATGTACATCTTGTACTCACCGGATTGGCATTACCGAAGCACGATGCCcactttccttttcctttacggTGCCATTTTTGCCGTCGTTCATTCTGTCATTCGTTTTGGCATCGGCTTTAAAGTGCATTACGTGATTCTCTGCCTTCTTTGTATCCCACGGATGTATAAGTACTACATTCACACCAATGATGCCTCCGCTAAGAAGCTCGCGAAGTTGTACGTGGCTACGCTTTCCCTAGGTAGTTTATGCTGGTTCTCCGATCGTGTTTTCTGCAAACAGATATCGAGTTGGCGAATCAACCCCCAAGGTCATGCTTTATGGCATCTCTTGATGGGTTTCAATTCATATTTTGCAAACACGTTTTTAATGTTCTGTCGTGCTCAGCAACGGGGATGGGCGCCGAAAGTCGTTTATCTTATGGGCATTCTCCCGTATGTGAAGATTGAGAAACCGAAAACACAATGACAATCGAGGGGGGAACTCTGAAATATAGTTTTCCTTTCCCCGTTATGGGAGGTAATCAAGAAAAGCAATGAAAAAAGCCTCAAGGAttatttattcattgaagttGTTTGTCAGGATCTCATTGAAGTTCTACTTTGTAAAAAAGTAGAAACATGTACCATATTTAAAATGCTTTTTGCTTGAATTGTGCTAATAGTTAGGGTTTTGAGATAAATCATGAATTTttgttcttatattttttttccacGAATCAGATTCTATTTTATCCtctctattttaaaaaataaataaattacttactatatattaaatcaaagagaaaattaatttttcaaccgAGTGATGAAGAATGGGATGCTGAACAACTAGTTCGGAAACCATATTGATAGATCAATGTAGACACAAATTCATGTATCCATACATCTCGATCGAGAAAATCGACCCGTATTCGAAGTAACATAGCTCACAACCATTTGAGCAAATCTTCCTCTTGATATCAAACAAGTTAGCATTCCCATTTAAGCACCAATTGTATCACTGCTTACTCAGTTCTCGCTATGCTCAAACCCGAAAACCAatacacatacatgtatatattgaGAGAGAACTTAGAAACACCAGAATATAAACTCTCTGCTAAGctttcatgtatatataaatcAATGATTAATTGGCTTAAATGTTACACTATACAGTGTGAGGATAAAGAATGCCTGTCTAAAGATAAATTACTGGGAAACAAGATCATAACGCCATATACATATGCTCGGGAAAAGAACGAGATGATTGTTTGCTCAGAATTAAGCTGTGTATTTAAGAATGTCCAAGTCTGTCCTGCAAGATCTGCCCAAGCTTTGCGAGAA
Protein-coding sequences here:
- the LOC107963708 gene encoding alkaline ceramidase; its protein translation is MADGISSFWGPVTSTSECCEKNYAYSSYVAEFYNTISNILAILLAFIGLVNAIRQRFEKRFTVLHVSNMILAIGSMLYHATLQRLQQQGDETPMVWEMLLYMYILYSPDWHYRSTMPTFLFLYGAIFAVVHSVIRFGIGFKVHYVILCLLCIPRMYKYYIHTNDASAKKLAKLYVATLSLGSLCWFSDRVFCKQISSWRINPQGHALWHLLMGFNSYFANTFLMFCRAQQRGWAPKVVYLMGILPYVKIEKPKTQ